A single genomic interval of Penaeus monodon isolate SGIC_2016 chromosome 30, NSTDA_Pmon_1, whole genome shotgun sequence harbors:
- the LOC119592638 gene encoding homeobox protein extradenticle-like isoform X1, translating into MDDQQRGMMHPTSQAGMLMPQHYGMGGSVDQGQGTTTPDSEGRKQDINTILEQIMNITDQSLDEAQARLAIGRKHTLNCHRMKPALFSVLCEIKEKTGKSYVVCHDELFL; encoded by the exons ATGGATGACCAACAGCGGGGCATGATGCACCCCACGTCGCAGGCGGGCATGCTCATGCCCCAGCATTACGGTATGGGCGGTTCGGTGGACCAAGGTCAGGGTACTACCACGCCGGACAGTGAAGGCCGCAAACAGGACATTAACACCATCCTGGAGCAGATTATGAACATCACGGACCAGTCGCTGGACGAGGCGCAGGCCAG ACTGGCCATTGGAAG GAAACACACGTTAAACTGCCACCGCATGAAGCCTGCGCTCTTCAGTGTTCTCTGTGAAATCAAGGAAAAAACAGGTAAGTCTTATGTCGTGTGTCATGACGAGCTTTTCTTGTAG
- the LOC119592638 gene encoding homeobox protein extradenticle-like isoform X2 — protein sequence MDDQQRGMMHPTSQAGMLMPQHYGMGGSVDQGQGTTTPDSEGRKQDINTILEQIMNITDQSLDEAQARKHTLNCHRMKPALFSVLCEIKEKTGKSYVVCHDELFL from the exons ATGGATGACCAACAGCGGGGCATGATGCACCCCACGTCGCAGGCGGGCATGCTCATGCCCCAGCATTACGGTATGGGCGGTTCGGTGGACCAAGGTCAGGGTACTACCACGCCGGACAGTGAAGGCCGCAAACAGGACATTAACACCATCCTGGAGCAGATTATGAACATCACGGACCAGTCGCTGGACGAGGCGCAGGCCAG GAAACACACGTTAAACTGCCACCGCATGAAGCCTGCGCTCTTCAGTGTTCTCTGTGAAATCAAGGAAAAAACAGGTAAGTCTTATGTCGTGTGTCATGACGAGCTTTTCTTGTAG